A single genomic interval of Aureliella helgolandensis harbors:
- the egtD gene encoding L-histidine N(alpha)-methyltransferase gives MQQIVEFVEGAFAIDTDCPIQEERQQFYSDVLLGLASPSKYISSKYLYDAQGSALFDQICEVEEYYPTRTERLIMSQYTSQMADCIGTQAVLVELGSGSSIKTRVLLDSLKQPRAYVPVDVSREHLLQTVEGLERDYPGLQVQPIVADFTQQFELPDSIAEENVTVFFPGSTIGNLSALDAQRLLHQLTKLQHRRLGLLIGFDLVKDVRVLEAAYNDAAAVSDAFTLNVLHRINRELGGSFDVKQFEHHAFFNPEFSRIEIYLVSLCEQSVQVGDRVFQLGEGERILTEYSHKYSVEQFSEMATTAGFEMQHVWTDSQDYFAVAYLEA, from the coding sequence ATGCAGCAAATTGTAGAATTCGTAGAGGGAGCTTTCGCGATCGATACCGACTGTCCAATCCAAGAGGAACGCCAGCAATTTTACTCCGATGTATTGCTGGGGTTGGCAAGCCCTTCGAAATACATCAGTAGCAAGTATTTGTACGACGCGCAGGGGTCGGCGCTGTTTGATCAGATCTGCGAGGTCGAAGAGTATTACCCCACTCGTACCGAACGCCTCATCATGTCGCAGTACACTAGCCAAATGGCTGATTGCATTGGGACGCAGGCGGTGTTGGTGGAATTAGGAAGTGGTAGCAGTATTAAAACTCGCGTGCTGCTTGATAGCCTGAAGCAGCCCCGCGCCTACGTGCCAGTTGATGTCTCCCGGGAGCATTTACTGCAGACCGTAGAAGGGTTGGAGCGGGATTACCCCGGCTTGCAAGTCCAGCCCATCGTGGCCGATTTTACTCAGCAATTCGAGCTTCCCGATTCAATCGCGGAGGAGAACGTGACCGTTTTCTTTCCCGGTTCAACTATCGGTAATTTAAGTGCCCTCGATGCCCAACGCTTGCTCCATCAATTGACGAAATTGCAGCACCGCCGACTGGGATTGCTCATCGGCTTTGACCTGGTGAAGGACGTACGCGTTTTGGAAGCCGCGTATAACGATGCCGCTGCAGTCTCCGACGCATTTACTCTCAATGTTCTGCACCGCATCAATCGCGAATTGGGAGGCAGTTTTGATGTCAAGCAGTTCGAACACCACGCGTTCTTTAATCCCGAGTTTTCAAGGATCGAGATTTATCTGGTCAGCCTGTGTGAGCAGTCGGTGCAGGTCGGTGATCGCGTGTTTCAGCTGGGGGAAGGCGAACGGATCTTAACCGAATATTCCCACAAGTATTCCGTCGAACAGTTCTCCGAAATGGCAACGACGGCGGGATTCGAAATGCAACACGTTTGGACCGACTCGCAAGACTATTTTGCCGTTGCTTATCTCGAAGCCTAA
- the egtB gene encoding ergothioneine biosynthesis protein EgtB, protein MTATPHSSLQIDAPQASGDQPPSASKCFGEQFQRIRQLSLEIAAPLSVEDCAMQSMPDVSPTRWHLAHTTWFFETFLLKSTSGYQAFDDSFEYLFNSYYNAIGQQFPRHRRGQISRPGLSQTIDYRTYVDERVVQLLTSGSTLTPEQETILELGLQHEQQHQELMLTDIKHVLFHNPLYPAYNSASVGPEAGELPCLESANSMEWLEFPEHVAEIGFQHNGLQHNGFSFDNEMPRHRTLLLSHALSKRLVTNAEYVRFIEDGGYRRPELWLSLGWSTVQEQQWDAPLYWLRDAGEWQQYRMDGVHAMDWQAPVCHVSYFEADAYARWSGHRLPTEFEWEAATVANAASNAKASETARRFADQLIAAGQVVHPRAEGPSQSANWMGNVWQWTSSQYTAYPGYQPTSGALGEYNGKFMCNQFVLRGGSCATSSDHIRPTYRNFFPPDARWQFSGIRLAR, encoded by the coding sequence GTGACAGCTACGCCTCACAGCTCTCTTCAAATCGATGCGCCGCAAGCGAGTGGTGACCAGCCACCGTCTGCGAGCAAGTGTTTCGGCGAACAATTTCAGCGCATCCGCCAGTTGAGCCTGGAAATTGCCGCTCCTCTGTCGGTCGAGGACTGCGCCATGCAGTCGATGCCTGATGTGAGTCCCACCCGCTGGCATCTGGCTCACACGACTTGGTTCTTTGAGACCTTTCTACTCAAGTCGACCAGCGGCTATCAAGCATTCGACGATAGTTTCGAATACCTGTTTAACTCTTACTACAATGCCATCGGGCAGCAGTTTCCTCGCCATCGTCGAGGCCAGATTTCCCGTCCTGGTTTGTCTCAGACGATCGACTATCGAACGTATGTTGATGAACGCGTGGTGCAATTGCTCACGAGCGGCTCAACCCTGACACCCGAACAGGAAACGATCCTGGAGCTAGGCTTGCAGCACGAGCAGCAGCACCAAGAGTTGATGTTGACCGACATTAAGCATGTGCTGTTCCATAATCCACTTTACCCAGCCTACAATTCTGCCTCTGTGGGGCCGGAGGCGGGGGAGTTGCCGTGCCTGGAAAGTGCGAATTCAATGGAATGGTTGGAGTTTCCAGAGCATGTTGCTGAAATAGGGTTTCAGCATAATGGGCTTCAGCACAATGGGTTTAGCTTTGACAATGAAATGCCACGGCACCGGACTCTGCTGCTGTCTCACGCGTTGTCCAAGCGGTTGGTGACGAACGCAGAGTATGTGCGGTTTATCGAGGATGGTGGATACCGCCGTCCGGAATTATGGTTATCTCTGGGCTGGAGTACCGTCCAAGAACAGCAATGGGATGCTCCCTTGTACTGGTTGCGCGACGCTGGCGAATGGCAGCAGTATCGCATGGATGGAGTTCATGCGATGGACTGGCAGGCTCCGGTGTGCCACGTCAGTTATTTTGAAGCTGACGCCTACGCCCGCTGGAGTGGCCATCGTCTGCCGACCGAGTTCGAGTGGGAGGCTGCCACGGTAGCCAATGCTGCTTCAAACGCGAAAGCTTCCGAGACAGCGAGGCGCTTTGCAGATCAATTGATAGCCGCTGGGCAGGTTGTCCATCCGCGGGCAGAGGGACCGAGTCAATCCGCCAATTGGATGGGCAACGTGTGGCAATGGACGAGCAGCCAGTACACGGCCTATCCTGGATACCAACCTACCTCTGGAGCGTTAGGTGAGTACAACGGCAAGTTCATGTGCAATCAATTCGTGCTCCGCGGCGGGTCGTGTGCAACCTCGTCCGACCATATTCGTCCGACCTACCGGAACTTCTTTCCGCCCGATGCACGCTGGCAATTTTCAGGGATCCGCCTGGCTCGCTAG
- the rpmG gene encoding 50S ribosomal protein L33 gives MAKGKKREIVHLVCEESGEYNYTLRRRTGGEKLRIKKFCPRLRKHTIHVEKKK, from the coding sequence ATGGCCAAGGGTAAGAAGAGAGAAATTGTTCATCTCGTGTGCGAAGAGAGCGGTGAATACAACTACACCCTCCGACGTCGAACAGGTGGCGAGAAGCTTCGCATCAAGAAGTTTTGCCCACGCCTGCGCAAGCACACGATTCACGTCGAGAAGAAGAAGTAA
- a CDS encoding bL17 family ribosomal protein — translation MRHKRHGRVLGRSPSHRKALLKSLTTALVLTERPDSELEANAPKVKGRIITTLAKAKEVRPMVEKCITIARKGRVAELAAAAEFGTQAERNSDEWKSWRKSEKYGQWVAANAASVTARRRLFQMLRDKLAVSILCNDLADRFADRPGGYTRIMRLATPRLGDAGTRAILEFVGKNDRVIARSEKPDFGGETAPAAETESAPESSDAN, via the coding sequence ATGCGACACAAACGTCACGGTAGAGTTCTCGGTCGTTCACCGAGCCACAGAAAAGCATTACTGAAAAGCCTCACCACGGCGCTCGTATTAACCGAGCGTCCTGATTCGGAGCTGGAAGCGAACGCACCTAAGGTCAAGGGACGGATTATCACAACCCTGGCGAAGGCCAAGGAAGTGCGTCCCATGGTCGAGAAATGCATCACCATTGCCCGCAAGGGACGCGTCGCAGAATTAGCTGCTGCGGCCGAATTCGGCACTCAAGCTGAACGCAATTCCGACGAGTGGAAGAGCTGGCGCAAGAGTGAGAAGTACGGCCAGTGGGTTGCAGCCAATGCTGCTTCGGTCACCGCTCGACGTCGCCTGTTTCAAATGCTGCGTGATAAACTGGCGGTATCGATCCTGTGCAACGATTTGGCCGACCGCTTCGCCGATCGCCCGGGTGGTTACACCCGTATCATGCGTTTGGCGACTCCACGACTCGGTGATGCCGGTACTCGCGCCATCTTGGAGTTTGTGGGCAAGAATGATCGCGTGATCGCTCGCAGCGAAAAGCCTGACTTCGGTGGCGAAACAGCTCCTGCTGCAGAAACCGAGTCAGCTCCAGAGTCCAGCGACGCAAACTAG
- a CDS encoding DNA-directed RNA polymerase subunit alpha: MHIKWRGLELPSAVHADQHTLSPTYGKFVAEPFERGFGTTVGNSLRRVLLSSLEGSAITQIKVRGAQHEFTSIPGVLEDMTDIVLNVKALVVKNHSDSTRVITVERTTAGVITGADVETDGDVEIINKHHVLATLTEDVPFVMEMVVENGRGYVPSSEHSTRDHEIGIIPVDAVFSPVVRVRYEIEETRVGQKTNYDRLNLEVWTDGSIGPEMALVEAAKIFRKHLNPFVQYTELGKQVHATARGGPGSAEAQLEAKLNMSVADLRLSVRAGNCLESEGIHSIRELVQRNEDQLLEIRNFGETTLTEVRDKLATLGLHLGMRLPSAQAFR, translated from the coding sequence ATGCATATCAAATGGCGTGGACTTGAGCTTCCTAGTGCCGTTCATGCAGATCAGCACACCCTATCGCCTACCTATGGCAAGTTCGTGGCTGAACCCTTCGAACGCGGCTTCGGCACGACGGTCGGCAACAGCCTGCGTCGAGTACTGCTGTCCAGCTTGGAAGGTAGTGCCATTACGCAAATCAAAGTTCGCGGTGCTCAGCACGAGTTCACATCGATTCCCGGCGTGTTGGAAGACATGACCGATATCGTGCTCAACGTTAAAGCCCTGGTGGTCAAGAACCACAGCGATTCGACTCGCGTCATTACGGTAGAACGCACTACCGCTGGTGTAATCACCGGTGCGGACGTTGAGACCGATGGCGACGTGGAGATCATCAACAAGCACCATGTGCTGGCGACGTTGACCGAAGACGTCCCGTTCGTAATGGAGATGGTCGTCGAAAACGGTCGTGGCTACGTTCCCTCCTCAGAGCACAGCACCAGAGACCACGAAATCGGCATCATTCCCGTCGACGCGGTGTTCAGCCCCGTTGTCCGCGTTCGCTACGAAATCGAAGAGACACGCGTTGGTCAGAAGACCAACTACGATCGACTCAATCTAGAAGTCTGGACAGACGGATCGATCGGGCCAGAAATGGCACTCGTGGAAGCGGCTAAGATTTTCCGCAAGCACCTCAATCCATTCGTTCAGTACACCGAGCTTGGAAAGCAAGTCCACGCCACCGCCCGCGGTGGTCCTGGATCAGCAGAAGCTCAGTTGGAAGCCAAACTGAACATGTCCGTTGCCGACCTGCGACTGAGTGTCCGGGCTGGGAATTGCCTGGAGAGCGAAGGGATCCATTCGATCCGTGAGCTGGTCCAGCGCAACGAAGATCAACTGCTTGAAATCCGTAATTTCGGCGAAACAACACTGACCGAAGTTCGCGATAAACTCGCAACACTCGGCCTACACCTGGGCATGCGTCTCCCATCTGCGCAAGCCTTTCGATAA
- the rpsK gene encoding 30S ribosomal protein S11 yields MAKVKRRKQRRNVAMGIAHIRSSFNNTTVTITDTKGDTLCWASSGTCGFKGSRKSTPFAGQVAAQQAAEKAAKFGVKELEVRVKGPGSGRESAITALQTAGMTVKFIEDVTPIPHNGCRPRKRRRV; encoded by the coding sequence GTGGCGAAGGTTAAACGTCGCAAACAACGTCGTAACGTGGCAATGGGTATTGCCCACATCCGTTCTTCGTTCAATAACACGACCGTTACGATCACCGATACCAAAGGCGACACCCTATGCTGGGCAAGCTCCGGTACCTGTGGTTTTAAGGGAAGCCGTAAGAGCACTCCGTTTGCCGGCCAAGTCGCTGCGCAACAAGCTGCTGAAAAGGCTGCCAAGTTCGGAGTCAAAGAGCTCGAAGTTCGCGTCAAGGGTCCAGGCTCTGGTCGTGAAAGTGCGATCACCGCCCTGCAAACTGCTGGCATGACCGTCAAGTTCATCGAAGATGTGACTCCCATTCCTCACAATGGTTGCCGCCCCCGTAAGCGTCGTCGCGTGTAG
- the rpsM gene encoding 30S ribosomal protein S13, whose product MPRLLGVDIPNEKKVAISLTYIYGVGPRVAREVCVKNSIDPDKSARDLDEDELSRLSTMLERDYTVEGPLRRQLSQNINRLREVKCYRGMRHRSSLPVRGQRTRTNARTRKGPRKTVAGKKGVKDLR is encoded by the coding sequence GTGCCGCGTTTACTCGGTGTGGACATTCCCAACGAAAAGAAAGTCGCGATCTCGCTAACCTACATCTATGGTGTGGGTCCACGTGTCGCACGGGAAGTTTGCGTAAAAAATTCAATCGACCCTGATAAATCTGCTCGTGACTTGGATGAGGACGAACTAAGTCGTCTATCCACGATGCTCGAGCGTGATTACACCGTCGAAGGTCCGCTGCGTCGTCAGCTAAGCCAAAACATCAATCGACTTCGCGAAGTGAAGTGCTACCGTGGCATGCGTCACCGTAGCAGCCTTCCCGTTCGCGGCCAGCGCACTCGAACGAATGCTCGCACCCGCAAGGGTCCGCGTAAGACGGTCGCTGGTAAGAAGGGCGTCAAGGACTTGCGCTAG
- a CDS encoding adenylate kinase, with translation MRIIFIGPPGAGKGTQAKLLLSWLGIPQLSTGDMLREVMQQDTALTRWIARNLNAGNLAPDHLVMRIVAERLNEADCRHGCLFDGFPRTLVQAQLLDEHLARSFDQVDVVLALTVDPEMLVNRLLRRAETEDRADDNIETIQRRLLVYQEQTAPLLDYYGQRQQLVTVDGMQAPEKVFQAIQIAIQEHRTAQN, from the coding sequence ATGCGCATTATCTTTATCGGCCCGCCTGGTGCAGGTAAAGGGACTCAAGCAAAGCTGCTGCTGTCTTGGTTGGGAATCCCCCAGCTATCGACCGGCGACATGCTGCGAGAAGTAATGCAACAGGACACAGCCCTGACGCGATGGATCGCTCGGAATTTGAATGCGGGCAACCTTGCTCCAGACCATCTGGTAATGCGGATCGTCGCTGAGCGGTTGAACGAAGCGGATTGCAGGCATGGCTGCCTGTTCGATGGATTTCCAAGGACGCTGGTGCAAGCTCAACTGCTGGACGAGCACCTGGCCCGCAGCTTCGATCAAGTAGATGTCGTGCTTGCCTTAACGGTCGATCCGGAAATGCTGGTCAACCGACTTTTGCGGCGAGCCGAGACAGAGGATCGAGCAGACGACAACATTGAGACGATCCAACGTAGGTTGCTCGTCTACCAGGAACAGACAGCTCCACTCCTAGACTACTACGGGCAGCGACAGCAGCTCGTGACAGTAGATGGGATGCAAGCCCCAGAAAAAGTGTTCCAGGCAATCCAAATTGCCATCCAGGAACATCGAACCGCACAAAACTAG